The following coding sequences are from one Rutidosis leptorrhynchoides isolate AG116_Rl617_1_P2 chromosome 11, CSIRO_AGI_Rlap_v1, whole genome shotgun sequence window:
- the LOC139877281 gene encoding uncharacterized protein has translation MAEKTGYVTLNNFCKCIIDLYGREYLRKPNATDIARLYSAHEEKHGFKGMLGSIDCMHWAWKNCPVAWKGQYTRGDHGHPTIMLEAVASYDMWIWHAFFGMTGSNNDINVLNHSPLFDSLRKDRAAPSPFEVNGNQYPFGYYLADGIYPDWTTLIKGYTTPIEEPRKKFTRFQASARKDVERTFGVLQGRFAILKTPARVMSVNKMRMIMYSCIVMHNMIQEDSGFA, from the coding sequence ATGGCGGAAAAAACGGGTTATGTTACTTTAAATAATTTTTGCAAGTGTATAATTGACTTATATGGGCGGGAATATTTGAGGAAGCCTAATGCAACTGACATTGCTCGGTTGTATTCGGCACACGAGGAGAAACATGGTTTCAAGGGAATGTTGGGTAGTATTGACTGTATGCATTGGGCATGGAAAAATTGTCCCGTTGCATGGAAAGGTCAATATACGAGAGGTGATCACGGTCACCCGACGATCATGCTTGAAGCGGTTGCTTCATACGATATGTGGATATGGCATGCGTTTTTTGGGATGACGGGTTCAAACAATGACATTAATGTGTTAAATCATTCTCCGTTGTTTGATTCCCTTCGTAAGGATAGAGCCGCACCTTCACCGTTTGAAGTAAACGGAAACCAGTATCCCTTTGGTTACTACTTGGCGGACGGGATATATCCCGATTGGACAACACTAATAAAGGGGTATACGACTCCAATTGAAGAGCCTAGAAAAAAATTTACTAGATTTCAAGCGAGTGCTAGAAAGGATGTTGAGCGTACATTTGGTGTTTTACAAGGTCGGTTTGCGATTTTAAAAACACCGGCACGAGTTATGAGTGTTAATAAGATGAGAATGATAATGTATAGTTGTATTGTTATGCACAACATGATACAAGAAGATAGCGGGTTTGCGTGA
- the LOC139877279 gene encoding LOW QUALITY PROTEIN: uncharacterized protein (The sequence of the model RefSeq protein was modified relative to this genomic sequence to represent the inferred CDS: deleted 1 base in 1 codon) → MKKIRRASHAGSWYTNNPQKLEAELDGWLRECGLTKSSDVRGVIAPHAGYSYSGRATAFAFGNINPTNITRIFLLGPSHHHYTPKCVLSKATIYKTPIGDLPIDLEVIEELKATGKFDMMDLNIDEAEHSMEMHLPYLAKVFRGYTVKVVPIMVGALSAENEAMYGRLLAKYIDDPSNFFSVSSDFCHWGSRFNYMHYDKKHGAIYKSIEALDKLGMEIIETGDPDEFKQYLLDTDNTICGRHPISVFLHMAKNCSTKIKIKFVRYEQSDQCKSMRDSSVSYASAVAKLDH, encoded by the exons atgaaaAAGATTAGGAGAGCATCACATGCAGGTTCTTGGTACACCAACAatc CTCAGAAGTTGGAGGCAGAACTTGATGGATGGCTTAGGGAATGTGGTTTGACCAAGTCTTCAGATGTACGTGGTGTAATTGCTCC ACATGCCGGTTATTCTTATTCTGGCCGAGCAACAGCCTTTGCATTTGGAAATATCAACCCAACTAACAT TACTCGAATTTTTCTTCTTGGTCCATCTCATCATCATTACACCCCTAAATGTGTTCTTTCCAAAGCAACAATTTACAAGACCCCAATAGGCGATCTACCTATCGATCTTGA AGTTATTGAAGAACTAAAAGCTACTGGGAAGTTTGACATGATGGATCTTAACATTGATGAGGCTGAACATAGCATGGAAATGCATTTACCGTATCTCGCCAAAGTATTTCGTGG GTATACTGTGAAAGTTGTTCCAATCATGGTTGGTGCCCTAAGTGCTGAAAATGAAGCCATGTATGGACGGCTGTTGGCAAAATATATTGACGACCCGTCAAATTTCTTTTCAGTTTCATCAGATTTTTGTCATTGGGGTTCTCG gttTAACTACATGCACTATGAC AAAAAACATGGAGCTATTTATAAATCTatagaggctttggacaaattggGGATGGAGATTATAGAAACTGGAGATCCAGATGAATTTAAACAATACTTGTTGGATACCGATAATACTATTTGTGGACGTCATCCTATCAGCGTATTTCTTCAT ATGGCGAAGAACTGTTCAACGAAGATTAAAATAAAGTTTGTTCGATATGAACAGTCAGATCAGTGCAAAAGCATGAGAGACAGCAGTGTTAGCTATGCATCAGCAGTAGCCAAGTTGGATCATTAA
- the LOC139876391 gene encoding phosphatidylinositol 4-phosphate 5-kinase 4-like, whose translation MKAWEATIRKTQQAKKQATNIFGSAHVAHVDDEDIEQDEVYAPGEVYHAERYLSNGDYYTGNWSDNFPHGFGKYWWTDGCMYVGDWVHGKTTGRGTFTWPSGAAYDGEFKSSYMDGEGTYTGPNGDTYRGHWSMNMKHGHGVKEYINGDVYDGEWCKGLQEGNGKYEWRDGSFYVGEWKDGTICGKGKMVFPDGDVYEGEWEEGLPKGNGTFKFADNSSYDGNWSKNPNEQNLTFSTSDNGGDVEHDAQEVYDAFLADRFISPQDKFSVFPSQKKLALWRSSKGNDPTVTPRRRSVDGRIDGNVDKDFGKTRMLDHASSNSDGSPFMIPKVVKQQGETISKGHKNYELMLNLQLGIRHSVGRPGPVPSLDLKASAFNPKEKVWTKFPPEGSKYTPPHQSCEFRWKDYCPLVFRTLRMLFKVDAADYMLSICGNDALRELSSPGKSGSFFYLTHDDRYMIKTIKKTEVKALLRMLSAYYNHFRSFEHTLLTKFYGLHCVKLTGAAQKKVRFIIMGNLFCTDIMIHRRFDLKGSSLGRLTDKPESEIKPTTILKDLDLKFMFRLDKSWIQEFRRQIDRDCDFLEQERIMDYSLLVGLHFKDESGADVSSYHVSDPGGAKLGINMHSRVEKMERKNEMELIGEPTGVCYDVVMFFGIIDILTDYDITKKLEHAYKSFQYDPTSISAVDPRLYSRRFRDFILKIFIEDE comes from the exons ATGAAGGCATGGGAAGCAACAATCCGAAAAACACAACAAGCAAAGAAACAAGCAACCAATATTTTTGGGTCAGCCCATGTGGCCCATGTAGATGATGAAGACATTGAACAAGATGAGGTTTATGCACCCGGTGAAGTATACCATGCGGAACGATACCTATCAAACGGAGACTATTACACGGGCAATTGGTCCGACAATTTTCCTCACGGGTTTGGTAAATATTGGTGGACCGATGGGTGCATGTATGTTGGTGATTGGGTCCATGGCAAAACAACGGGTCGTGGTACTTTTACTTGGCCATCGGGAGCCGCTTATGATGGTGAATTCAAAAGTAGTTATATGGACGGTGAGGGAACATATACGGGCCCCAATGGTGACACGTATCGAGGTCATTGGAGCATGAATATGAAACATGGACATGGAGTTAAGGAATATATAAATGGTGATGTTTATGATGGTGAATGGTGTAAAGGGTTACAAGAAGGCAATGGTAAGTATGAGTGGAGAGATGGAAGTTTTTATGTTGGAGAATGGAAAGATGGAACAATATGTGGGAAGGGCAAAATGGTCTTTCCGGATGGGGACGTGTATGAAGGAGAATGGGAAGAAGGTTTACCAAAAGGGAATGGGACGTTTAAATTTGCGGATAATAGTTCGTATGATGGTAATTGGAGTAAAAATCCGAACGAGCAAAATCTAACATTTTCTACGTCCGATAATGGTGGGGATGTTGAACATGATGCACAAGAAGTTTATGATGCTTTTCTTGCGGATCGTTTTATTTCTCCACAAGATAAATTTTCAGTTTTTCCTTCACAAAAGAAGCTTGCTTTATGGAGATCATCAAAAGGAAATGATCCAACGGTCACGCCTAGAAGGAGATCGGTTGATGGGAGAATAGATGGAAATGTTGATAAAGATTTTGGTAAAACGCGAATGTTAGATCATGCGTCTTCTAATTCAGATGGAAGTCCTTTTATGATTCCAAAAGTTGTCAAGCAACAAGGTGAAACAATCTCTAAAGGGCATAAGAATTATGAACTTATGCTAAATTTGCAACTCGGAATAAG GCATTCTGTAGGTAGGCCGGGTCCCGTGCCTTCTTTAGACTTAAAGGCGTCGGCTTTTAATCCGAAAGAGAAAGTTTGGACAAAATTTCCACCCGAGGGATCCAAATACACACCGCCACATCAATCTTGCGAATTCAGATGGAAAGATTATTGCCCCTTAGTTTTCAG GACGTTAAGGATGTTATTTAAGGTGGATGCAGCTGATTATATGTTATCAATATGTGGTAACGATGCCCTTCGAGAACTATCTTCTCCTGGAAAAAGTGGAAGTTTCTTTTACTTAACGCATGACGATCGTTACATGATTAAAACCATTAAAAAAACTGAAGTCAAA GCTTTACTAAGGATGTTGTCTGCATACTACAACCACTTTCGGTCCTTTGAGCATACCTTACTTACCAAGTTTTATGGGCTACATTGTGTAAAGCTAACCGGTGCTGCACAAAAGAAG GTACGATTTATTATCATGGGGAACCTTTTCTGCACAGACATCATGATTCATAGACGTTTTGACTTAAAAGGGTCATCACTTGGTCGGCTTACTGATAAGCCCGAATCAGAAATTAAGCCCACCACTATACTCAAAGATCTTgatctcaaattcatgtttagactAGATAAAAGTTGGATCCAAGAATTTAGAAG GCAAATCGATAGGGACTGTGATTTCCTCGAACAAGAGAGAATTATGGATTATAGTCTTTTGGTTGGTCTTCACTTTAAAGATGAAAGTGGTGCAGATGTTTCTTCATACCATGTATCCGATCCAGGAGG GGCTAAATTGGGGATCAACATGCATTCACGAGTCGAAAAGATGGAGAGAAAGAATGAAATGGAGTTAATAGGGGAACCAACAGGAGTATGTTATGATGTTGTTATGTTTTTTGGCATCATAGACATACTTACAGACTATGACATCACCAAGAAACTCGAGCACGCTTACAAGTCTTTTCAATACGACCCCACATCCATATCTGCAGTCGATCCTCGACTATACTCTAGACGTTTTCGTGATTTCATACTAAAAATTTTCATAGAAGACGAGTAA